The Chitinivibrionales bacterium genome includes the window CTCGTTGAATCACTCTGTGAATGGAAAGACATATCTCCCGTTGATCACGACCTGTTCTACAGCTTTACCGACAAGAACGCTGTCAACCATCTCTTCAGGGTTACCGCAGGACTCGAATCGATGATCGTGGGTGAAACACAGATTCTTGCGCAGGTAAAAGAAGCCTATCGCCGTGCCTGTGATGCCGGAACAAACGGCTTCGTGCTCAATAAGGTAATGCATGCCTCCTTTCGGGTCGGTAAACGAGCCCGGACTGAAACAGATATCAATATCGGGGCGGTTTCAGTCAGTCTTGCCGCCGCCGAACTTGCACAACAGACACTTAAAAATTTCTCACAGAAAAGCGGACTGGTTATCGGTGCGGGCGAAATGGCTCATCTGGCATCGGTGCATATGGCAAAAAAGAAGGTGGGATCGTTGACAATAACGAACCGTACCACCGAAAAAGCCTCAGCTCTGGCCTGTCATACAGGAACGCAAGCAATTCCCTGGACACATCTTATCGATTCCATTGCTGCTGCAGATTTTGTTATCTCCGCCGTAAGCGCACCTGAACCGATACTCGGAAAAAAGCAGCTCGAAATTGTTATGAAGAAACGAAATTGCCGGAGCCTAACCTTGATCGATATCAGTGTTCCCCGGAGCATCGATGAGCACGTATCCAGAATGAAGGGTATTATGCTTTATGATATCGACAATCTCACGAGTATCGTTGATAAAAATATTTTGTGCCGTAAAGCTGAAACGCCAAAAGTCGAGACAATTATCAAGGAAGAAATCGAAAAGCTTTACGAGTGGTATCGCTCGCTGGCAGTTGCTCCCACAATCAAAGCGCTTGTCCATCACTTTGAAGTAGTCCGGAAAAAAGAGCTGCGACGCGGTCCGCAGGAACTCTCCGAAGGGCAGGAGAAACGGCTGGAACTGATGACCAGGCGGCTGGTCAAAAAAATCCTTCGGGAACCCATAGAACGGCTGCGCAAAAGCCAGTGTGGCGGCATTGATAATGCCGCATACTGGGTCGATGCAGTCAGGTCTGTTTTTAACCTGGAATCCGAATCCAATGAATAAACTAGTTATCGGCACCCGTAAAAGCCGTCTTGCCCGCATACAGACCACCCTTGTCACGAATATGCTTCGCGAGAAGTATCCTGAACTCACCATCGAAGAAAAGTGCATCGAAACCAAAGGGGACCGGATCCTTGATTCGTCATTGTCAAAAATCGGCGACAAGGGGCTTTTCACCAAAGAAATCGAAAAATGCCTGCTCGACGGCTCGATCGACTGCGCGGTCCACAGCTATAAGGACCTTCCCACCGCACTTCCTCCGGGTTTACACCTCGCCGCGGTGATTAAACGGGGACCGTGTGGTGATGTTCTTGTTGGGAAAGAGGGGGCGTCTCTGGCCACGCTGCCGCCGGGAGCCTGTATCGGGACCGACAGCCTGAGACGGAGAGCACAATTGACGCATCACCGACCCGATCTGAAAGTAAAGAGTATCCGGGGCAATGTGGATACCCGGCTGGGGAAACTCGATGACGGTCTCTATGACGCCCTTATTCTGGCGGAAGCGGGGCTTGCACGGCTTGATTTGAGAAACAGGATATCGTCGTCACTCGATCCTTCGATCTGGTATCATGCGGTAAGTCAGGGTGCTATGGTTGTTGAAATCAGGGAAGACAACCGTCCAGCCCGGGCGCTCCTCGAATCGTTGGACCACCCGGAAACCCGCCGGGCAACCGACGCCGAACGATCGGTGCTCAGGGAGCTTGAGGGCGGATGCCAGGTTCCTATCGGCGTAAGAACAGCGATCGAAAGGGAGAGCCTCAGCCTCTTTGCCATGGTGGCCGGTATAAACGGCACGCCTTTTCTGGAAGAAACCCTGGAGGGACCACCGGACACTGCGCAATCACTGGGCAAAGAGGTCGCCCGGAGGCTGCTTGAACAGGGAGCGGATACGATTTTAAAGGAAATTGAGCGCAATCGTTGAAGACCTCTCGAAGGAAATACCTATGAATGATACAGGCAACGTAACTCTCTGCGGCTCAGGCCCCGGCGATCCGGGACTGATTACCGTTGCGGCACGCGATGCAATTGCCGGGGCCGAGGTGATCGTGTACGATTACCTTGTCAATTCGAAATTGCTCGAATACGCCCCCCCGTCGTGCGAAAAAATCTATGTCGGCAAAAAAGGGGGACGCCATACCATGGAACAGGAGCAGATCAACGAGCTTCTGTGCACAAAAGCCCGCGAAGGCAACAGAGTCGTACGCCTCAAGGGCGGCGATCCCTATATTTTTGGAAGAGGCTCCGAAGAGGCGCTTTACCTGAAAGAAAAGGGGGTCTCCTTTGCGGTGATTCCCGGTATTCCCGCGGCCCTGGGCGCCGCAGCCTATGCCGGAATTCCCCTCACCGACCGTCGTTACAATTCATCGGTTACCTTTGTCACCGGCCACGAAGATCCCGCCAAAAAAGAATCAACAATCAACTGGCGCGCCCTCGCCCGGTCTCAAAGTACACTGGTTTTTTATATGGGGGTTAAAAACCTCCCCTCCATTGCCCGGCGACTCATCGAGCAGGGAATGGACGGCGCAACCCCGGTTTCCGTCGTACGATGGGCCACTACTCCCTTGCAACAGACCGTTACGGGCACGCTCGAAACAATCGCCCGGAAAGCGGCAAAAGCCGGTATCAAGCCGCCGGCATTAACGGTTGTGGGCAAGGTCAACCAACTCCACAAGTCAATCGCCTGGTTTGAAAATCTGCCGCTCTTCGGTAAAAAAATTGCCGTCACCCGGAGCCGGACACAAGCATCGGCGCTCTCCGGGAAGCTTGCCGAACTGGGCGCCGATACAATCGAAATGCCGGTCATCGAAATCTCTCCGCAGGAATCGACCAAGGAAATCGACCGGGCAATCCGGTCTCTGAGCAGCTACGCCTGGGTGGTATTCACCAGTGTCAATGGTGTGTCCCTCTTCATGGACCGGGTCTATGCGCTCGGGTTCGACGCCCGGATTTTTGCGCCGGTTAAAATCGCGGTCATCGGCTCGGCAACGGCGTCACGGCTTAAAGAATACGGCATACGCCCAAACTTCGAACCATCAAAATTTACTTCCGCGGTGCTGTTTGAAGAACTGCGGGCACGGGAAACCATTGACGACAAGAAGTTCCTTCTTGCCCGCGCCGATATCGCCGGCAAAGAACTTCCCGAAAACCTCAAACAATACGGTGCACGGGTCGACGACATTATTGTTTATAAAACAGTACCGGGAACTACCGATACAACACAAATCGAAACACTGATTGAGGAAGGGAGCCTCGACGGCGTCACCTTTACAAGCTCATCAACGGTAAAATATTTCATCGACGCCCTTGGAAAAGCATTTATAGATCGAATTAAAGATTCTATTGCGGCATTCTCCATCGGCCCCGAAACAACAAAGGCGCTGAAAACCGCGGGGATCCGACCTGCGACTCAGGCATCGGTACATACTATCCCCGGTCTGGTGGAATCGATACGGAATTATTATGATAGGAATCAGTAAACTCTATTGCGGGACTGTCGAGCCCTCCGATGCTCTGCGGTATGGGAGAAAATCGCACGCCCTTCCTTCCCACCTTCTTCAGTTCGCCGAAGATAAAAAACCGGTGGTGGTATGGAACTGCACCCGGCGGTGTAATCTGAAATGCGTTCATTGCTACTCCCATTCCCAAGATATCGACTACGGTGGTGAAATGACGACCGATCAGGGAAAGAAGTTCCTCGACGATCTGGCCGCATTCGGCAGCCCGGTGATTCTTTTTTCCGGCGGCGAACCGCTGACGCGAAAAGACCTCTTCGAGCTGATCACGCATGCCCGCACCCGGGGACTGCGCGCCGTGGTTTCCACAAATGGGACCTTGATCAACCACGAACAAGCCGGCAAACTCAAAGAGGCCGATCTCTCCTATGTGGGAATCAGCATCGACGGCCTCCGGGAGACAAACAACACGTTCCGTCGAACGCCGGGGGCCTTTGAGAGGGCACTTGACGGTGTTCGGGCATGTACCGACCGGGGACTTAAAGTAGGACTCCGGTTTACCATAACGAAACACAATGTGCGGGATATTCCGGGTATCTTTGATCTCATCGAAAAAGAAAAGATCCCCCGGATCTGCTTCTACCACCTGGTCTATGCCGGCCGCGGCGCCGAACTGATGAACGACGATCTTTCTCATCAGGAAACCAGAGCAGTCGTGGACCTGATTATCGACCGCACAGCGATTCTCCACAAAAAGGGCCTGCCCACCGAGGTGCTCACCGTTGATAATCATTGCGACGGGATCTATCTGTATCTTCGGATGCTGAAAGAAAACAATCCTCGCGCCGACCAGGTCATGGAGCTTCTGAAAATGAACGGCGGCAACAGCAGCGGGGTTGGAATCGGGTGTGTCGGTTGGGACGGCAGCGTGCACGCCGATCAGTTCTGGCGCCACTATACTTTCGGCAATGTGATACGGCGGCCATTCAGTGAAATCTGGACCGACCGGTCGGACCCGCTCATGAAAAAACTCAAAAACAAGAAAAGGCATGTCAAAGGCCGATGCGCACAATGCACCTATCTGGATGTCTGCGGTGGTAATTTCCGGGTCCGGGCCGAGGCGGTCTACGGCGATATCTGGGCTCAGGAACCGGCCTGCTATCTCACCGATAATGAAATTGGATTGGAGTAAACCATGCAATTCCCCCTTGTCAGAAAACGACGATTGCGGAGAAACAAAACAATCCGCCGGATGGTACGGGAAACGAAACTCTCGGTCGACGACCTTGTGGCCCCTCTTTTTATTGTACCGGGATCACAGGTAAAAAGGCCTATTTCCTCTATGCCCGAGCAGTACCACTTCTCGGTCGACACGGCGGTGCGTGAGTGCGGCGAACTCGCCGATCTGGATATCCCCGCGGTGATCCTTTTCGGTATTCCCGAATCCAAAGACCCCGCCGGGTCACATGCGATAAAAGAGGACGGTATCATTCAGAATGCAGTTCGGGAAATTAAAAAAGCCGTCCCCGGCCTCGTGGTCATTACCGACGTCTGCCTGTGCGAGTATACCTCGCACGGTCACTGCGGCGTCCTGAAAGAAAAAGATGTGGACAACGACGCCACCCTGGAGCTTCTGGCAAAAATGGCGATCTCTCATGCCGAGGCCGGCGCCGACATTGTGGCCCCGTCAGACATGATGGACGGCCGGGTGGGAGCGATCCGGGAAGCTTTGGATTCCCGGGGTTTCGAAGATGTCAGCCTTATGTCCTATGCCGCAAAATACGCTTCGGCATACTACGGCCCTTTCCGGGAAGCCGCCGACTCGGCCCCCGAATTCGGCGACCGCCGCACCTACCAGATGGACCCCGCCAATGCCCGCGAAGCACTCCACGAAGTACAGCTTGACGAGAGTGAAGGCGCCGATATTGTCATGGTCAAGCCCGCCCTCGCCTACCTCGATATCATCCGAACGATCCGCGACCATACCCTCCTCCCTGTCGCCGCCTATAACGTAAGCGGAGAGTACTCCATGATTATGCATGCCGCCCAAAAAGGGCTTATCGATGGAGATCGGGTCATGATGGAGACCTTGACATCAATTAAACGAGCCGGAGCCGAAATTATTTTGACCTATTTTGCCCGGAGAGTGGGGAGAATGGGTAATAAGAAGATTGAAGATTATTCGCAGCGCGTGCTCAACGAGTCCGAGAATGATTAAGAGAAAGAATCACTTAATTGCAGCATTTGGCTCCACATTAGAATGTGCTGCGTGTCTCGACATATTATTTATCAAGAAGATTGTAGCTCAGAAAAAAAATTGATTATAAAAGGAATTTGTATCATATCGGATCAATGATAATCGGTTTAATTAAAAGTAATAAGAGTGTTGTTGAGGAAAACACGGCCGAATACGGTAAGGAGAAAAACAACAAAGTGTTTGATCATGAAAGACTGGATATCTATCACAAATCATTGGAGTTGTTGATATGGCATGAAAATCCAAACACAGAATTCGGTATTCCAGATTCAATACATATCCTTATCGACAAAGCATCAAAATCGGCAATGAACATTTATACAACATTGTATCGATGCTCATCGGATGGAAACGCAGCATAGCAAATTATGAATAATTTTCTCTATAATCAATCTTAATCGTTCTCGTAACCATTAATCAGTCTCTGAAAAAATATGCACCCCTCCCCTCTCCATCTTCTCGCCTGGGAAACAACCCGTCGCTGTCCGCTGGCATGCCGCCATTGCCGGGGAGCGGCGCGAAACGAGAAATATGATCACCAGTTGAGTACGGCGGAAGGCAAACGATTGATCGACAATGTCACCTCCTTTGCCCGGCCGATCCTTATTCTCACCGGCGGGGAACCAATGTACCGGGAGGATATTTTTGAGCTTGCCCGGTATGCATCGGACAAGGGATTGCGCGTTGTTATGTCACCCTGCGGACACATGATCAATGCGGAGAACGCAAAAAAGATCAAAGCTGCGGGTATCGAGCGGATCAGTATCAGTATCGATGGCGCTACGGCAAAGGCCCACGATGAATTCCGGGGAGTTTCCGGGGCATTTGATGCTGCAATGAAAGGGATCGATTGGTTAAAAAAAGAGAATATCGAGTTTCAGATCAACTCGACGATTGCAAAGCATAATGCGGATGACCTCCCAGAATTACTGGAGTTGAGTAAAAAGCTTGGCGCAGTGGTGTTCAACCCCTTTTTCCTGGTCCCCACCGGCAGGGGCAAAGCAATAGCCCATCTGGAACTGGCGCCCCAGGAATATGAAAAAGCCCTGGAATGGATTTATGAACAATCGCAGAAAGAAGATATTACCATCCGGGTAACCTGTGCGCCCCATTATTACCGGATAGCCCGACAGAAACGAAAAGCACTGCCCGGTACTCAGTCGGCAAAAACACACCCCGGCCACCATTCCGGAGGATGCCTGGGCGGACAGGGATTTGCCTTTGTCTCCTATAAGGGTATCGTACAGGCCTGCGGCTTTCTTGATGTTCCCTGCGGCAACCTTCGGGAAACAGATTTTAATTTCAAAAAGATCTACGAAGAATCGAACGTTTTTAACGATTTAAGAAACCGAAACGCCTATCGGGGCAAATGCGGGATATGTGAATTCGTGAACATTTGCGGCGGATGCAGGGCCAGGGCGTATTTTGAGAGTGGAAACTATATCGGTGAAGAACCCTATTGTTGCTATGAACCGAAAAGGAAAAGAAAGAAAAGTTGAAGGGTGCAACGTGAAAGCAAGGTTAAGGGTGTATGGAAGAGAGAGTATTGTTCTTTTTCAAACACTCAATCCTGCTGGCGCCTCGAGCCGGCTCGTTGTCTCCACTCAACCGCAACCTGAAAACCACCATGGATATCATTGATAAAAAAATCCTCAATCT containing:
- a CDS encoding glutamyl-tRNA reductase is translated as MQILLTGINHSTAPVNIREKFAFSKAETGEFLLTLLGKPGIEEALLLSTCNRTEILVRYGAVSSEERVTLPRLLVESLCEWKDISPVDHDLFYSFTDKNAVNHLFRVTAGLESMIVGETQILAQVKEAYRRACDAGTNGFVLNKVMHASFRVGKRARTETDINIGAVSVSLAAAELAQQTLKNFSQKSGLVIGAGEMAHLASVHMAKKKVGSLTITNRTTEKASALACHTGTQAIPWTHLIDSIAAADFVISAVSAPEPILGKKQLEIVMKKRNCRSLTLIDISVPRSIDEHVSRMKGIMLYDIDNLTSIVDKNILCRKAETPKVETIIKEEIEKLYEWYRSLAVAPTIKALVHHFEVVRKKELRRGPQELSEGQEKRLELMTRRLVKKILREPIERLRKSQCGGIDNAAYWVDAVRSVFNLESESNE
- the hemC gene encoding hydroxymethylbilane synthase — its product is MNKLVIGTRKSRLARIQTTLVTNMLREKYPELTIEEKCIETKGDRILDSSLSKIGDKGLFTKEIEKCLLDGSIDCAVHSYKDLPTALPPGLHLAAVIKRGPCGDVLVGKEGASLATLPPGACIGTDSLRRRAQLTHHRPDLKVKSIRGNVDTRLGKLDDGLYDALILAEAGLARLDLRNRISSSLDPSIWYHAVSQGAMVVEIREDNRPARALLESLDHPETRRATDAERSVLRELEGGCQVPIGVRTAIERESLSLFAMVAGINGTPFLEETLEGPPDTAQSLGKEVARRLLEQGADTILKEIERNR
- the cobA gene encoding uroporphyrinogen-III C-methyltransferase, which encodes MNDTGNVTLCGSGPGDPGLITVAARDAIAGAEVIVYDYLVNSKLLEYAPPSCEKIYVGKKGGRHTMEQEQINELLCTKAREGNRVVRLKGGDPYIFGRGSEEALYLKEKGVSFAVIPGIPAALGAAAYAGIPLTDRRYNSSVTFVTGHEDPAKKESTINWRALARSQSTLVFYMGVKNLPSIARRLIEQGMDGATPVSVVRWATTPLQQTVTGTLETIARKAAKAGIKPPALTVVGKVNQLHKSIAWFENLPLFGKKIAVTRSRTQASALSGKLAELGADTIEMPVIEISPQESTKEIDRAIRSLSSYAWVVFTSVNGVSLFMDRVYALGFDARIFAPVKIAVIGSATASRLKEYGIRPNFEPSKFTSAVLFEELRARETIDDKKFLLARADIAGKELPENLKQYGARVDDIIVYKTVPGTTDTTQIETLIEEGSLDGVTFTSSSTVKYFIDALGKAFIDRIKDSIAAFSIGPETTKALKTAGIRPATQASVHTIPGLVESIRNYYDRNQ
- the ahbC gene encoding 12,18-didecarboxysiroheme deacetylase, whose product is MIGISKLYCGTVEPSDALRYGRKSHALPSHLLQFAEDKKPVVVWNCTRRCNLKCVHCYSHSQDIDYGGEMTTDQGKKFLDDLAAFGSPVILFSGGEPLTRKDLFELITHARTRGLRAVVSTNGTLINHEQAGKLKEADLSYVGISIDGLRETNNTFRRTPGAFERALDGVRACTDRGLKVGLRFTITKHNVRDIPGIFDLIEKEKIPRICFYHLVYAGRGAELMNDDLSHQETRAVVDLIIDRTAILHKKGLPTEVLTVDNHCDGIYLYLRMLKENNPRADQVMELLKMNGGNSSGVGIGCVGWDGSVHADQFWRHYTFGNVIRRPFSEIWTDRSDPLMKKLKNKKRHVKGRCAQCTYLDVCGGNFRVRAEAVYGDIWAQEPACYLTDNEIGLE
- the hemB gene encoding porphobilinogen synthase is translated as MQFPLVRKRRLRRNKTIRRMVRETKLSVDDLVAPLFIVPGSQVKRPISSMPEQYHFSVDTAVRECGELADLDIPAVILFGIPESKDPAGSHAIKEDGIIQNAVREIKKAVPGLVVITDVCLCEYTSHGHCGVLKEKDVDNDATLELLAKMAISHAEAGADIVAPSDMMDGRVGAIREALDSRGFEDVSLMSYAAKYASAYYGPFREAADSAPEFGDRRTYQMDPANAREALHEVQLDESEGADIVMVKPALAYLDIIRTIRDHTLLPVAAYNVSGEYSMIMHAAQKGLIDGDRVMMETLTSIKRAGAEIILTYFARRVGRMGNKKIEDYSQRVLNESEND
- a CDS encoding radical SAM protein; translated protein: MHPSPLHLLAWETTRRCPLACRHCRGAARNEKYDHQLSTAEGKRLIDNVTSFARPILILTGGEPMYREDIFELARYASDKGLRVVMSPCGHMINAENAKKIKAAGIERISISIDGATAKAHDEFRGVSGAFDAAMKGIDWLKKENIEFQINSTIAKHNADDLPELLELSKKLGAVVFNPFFLVPTGRGKAIAHLELAPQEYEKALEWIYEQSQKEDITIRVTCAPHYYRIARQKRKALPGTQSAKTHPGHHSGGCLGGQGFAFVSYKGIVQACGFLDVPCGNLRETDFNFKKIYEESNVFNDLRNRNAYRGKCGICEFVNICGGCRARAYFESGNYIGEEPYCCYEPKRKRKKS